Proteins encoded within one genomic window of Trichoderma asperellum chromosome 2, complete sequence:
- a CDS encoding uncharacterized protein (EggNog:ENOG41), protein MDSTLMSVHLEQIQSSCQGIDSLPFPPAKIFANAMLSNNDITSLIRDTEAHERALFSVPPPPPAAATASKFSKAAEAEAEAKPKNRRQTVFNVASGEVTTGPPTRRAPHRRTAVAAVLGGEMHEQLRRGETDRKGDLDVEVLLRGAEKLCGVYELPGARERIVALRSRYRNGKNTMAYYEAKVAEQAEQLASMNKDWMDQDQDKDKEADEPQQSGSDGWTEEDLRREEEEAKQMETKKRELQARLKSMERDIGGLRNM, encoded by the exons ATGGACTCAACTCTGATGTCAGTTCATCTCGAGCAAATACAAAGCTCTTGCCAGGGAATTGACTCTCTTCC CTTCCCGCCTGCGAAAATATTCGCCAATGCAATGCTCTCCAACAACGACATCACATCCTTAATCCGAGACACCGAGGCTCACGAACGCGCTCTTTTCTCTGTCCCCCCTCCACCTCCAGCCGCTGCCACGGCGTCAAAGTTCTCAAAAgcagccgaagccgaagccgaagccaAACCCAAGAACCGCCGGCAAACAGTCTTCAACGTCGCCTCGGGCGAAGTAACGACGGGCCCGCCGACACGAAGGGCGCCCCATCGCCGTACAGCGGTGGCGGCAGTCCTGGGCGGCGAGATGCACGAACAGCTGCGGAGGGGAGAAACAGATCGCAAGGGCGACTTGGACGTGGAAGTGCTCTTGCGCGGTGCCGAGAAGCTCTGTGGAGTGTATGAATTGCCGGGAGCTCGCGAGCGCATTGTGGCGTTACGGTCCAGATACCGAAATGGGAAGAATACAATGGCTTATTACGAGGCAAAGGTGGCTGAACAGGCTGAGCAGCTGGCCAGCATGAATAAGGACTGGATGGACCAGGAccaggacaaggacaaggaagcGGATGAGCCTCAGCAGAGCGGCAGTGATGGGTGGACTGAAGAAGATttgaggagagaggaagaggaggcgaagcagatggagacgaagaagagggagttACAGGCTAGGCTAAAGTCCATGGAGAGAGATATTGGAGGGCTAAGAAACATGTAA
- a CDS encoding uncharacterized protein (EggNog:ENOG41) codes for MANYDIKIISDTVCPFCYLARARLGRAIALFKKTVPGASSSTFTIRWHAFQLDRSIPQGQSTRVQDIAVERFGADRLASKRARMAQMGDQEGFGFTFSGRIGNTRDSHRMSHLGRKLGGFELEDRVQVAVMKMFFEEGGDITSYDDLVAAGEKAGIEGGVARKWLEDGSGGEDVDQEVDEIEKLGMKGVPRILIDDKFVIEGADDVTDMFEQLYKAKEEKDKGEIQVQV; via the coding sequence ATGGCAAACTACGACATCAAAATCATCTCCGACACCGTCTGTCCCTTCTGCTACCTCGCCCGAGCTCGCCTCGGCCGCGCCATCGCCCTCTTCAAGAAAACCGTCCCCGGCGCATCGTCGTCCACATTCACCATCCGCTGGCACGCCTTCCAGCTAGACAGGTCCATACCGCAGGGCCAATCCACCAGGGTGCAGGACATCGCCGTAGAGCGCTTTGGCGCCGACCGTCTGGCTTCCAAGCGCGCGCGGATGGCGCAGATGGGCGACCAGGAAGGCTTCGGGTTCACATTCAGCGGCCGCATTGGCAATACGAGGGATTCTCATAGGATGTCGCATCTAGGCAGAAAGTTGGGCGGGTTTGAGCTGGAAGATAGGGTGCAGGTGGCCGTGATGAAGATGTTTTTCGAGGAGGGCGGCGATATCACGAGCTATGATGACTTGGTCGCTGCGGGGGAGAAGGCTGGTATTGAGGGGGGCGTGGCGAGGAAGTGGCTTGAGGATGGATCTGGAGGCGAGGATGTTGATCAGGAAGTGGACGAGATTGAGAAGTTGGGGATGAAGGGTGTGCCGAGGATCTTGATAGATGACAAGTTTGTGATTGAGGGCGCGGATGATGTGACGGACATGTTTGAGCAGCTTTacaaggcaaaggaggagaaggacaaggGTGAGATTCAAGTGCAGGTGTAA
- a CDS encoding uncharacterized protein (EggNog:ENOG41) yields MEEKAKKEYEARAQKVRADLKQWEGDWAKTHGGKKPGREDIKNNPDIAQKYKDYNKLRDIITGKLAPLSDASAPKSKHDKRKAAHVSAAETPMKRAKHAETPSKRLAPSGDEYMNSPAISRKLFSPAPVTAIGPTPQRDGKVLGLFDLLVEKEFKSPLKGVKEIGRPASSHATPSKRKSNLSEDAIVKLGLTPSSASKRKLFSTPMKKREGQNMAGTPTSVSKLQFDTPAFLKRHSLPTLDENTTFDAPPLRLPRKPLVRGLSEIVASLRKVEEEQLDDDLEALRAVEAEMESGGPPPPMIKIQKPEPKQDILEPDSQAKQLPLGGFDDEGLYDSPTEDAVDRDGQPMRVFKKKGQKRTTRRVNMRPVRTKRPTNLAEKNGSDEDEDEDGQDTIPDTQAHVDKSDVAGESDGEFEDDHDTQDAKTEKKPAKEEGVVKKAARKVNQLAHANFQRLKLRNNGAKGGPGYNSRFRRKR; encoded by the exons atggaagagaaagcaaagaaagagtATGAAGCAAGAGCCCAGAAAGTGCGAGCTGATCTGAAGCAATGGGAGGGAGACTGGGCAAAGACTCATGGCGGGAAGAAGCCAGGCAGAGAGGACATCAAGAATAACCCGGATATAG CCCAGAAGTATAAAGACTATAACAAGCTTCGCGATATAATAACTGGAAAGCTGGCTCCTCTCTCAGACGCCTCCGCCCCCAAAAGCAAGCATGACAAGCGTAAAGCAGCTCACGTATCGGCGGCCGAGACTCCAATGAAGCGAGCAAAACATGCCGAGACACCTTCGAAACGACTGGCCCCGAGCGGCGACGAATATATGAATAGCCCGGCTATTTCCAGGAAGCTCTTTAGCCCTGCACCTGTGACAGCCATTGGCCCGACACCTCAGCGGGACGGGAAAGTCCTTGGGCTGTTTGATCTGTTGGTGGAAAAAGAGTTCAAGAGTCCGTTGAAGGGGGTGAAGGAGATCGGTCGCCCTGCTAGTTCCCATGCAACTCCTAGCAAGCGCAAAAGCAACTTAAGCGAAGATGCTATAGTCAAACTAGGACTTACTCCAAGCTCTGCCAGCAAACGAAAGCTGTTTTCGACaccaatgaagaagagggaaggACAGAATATGGCCGGAACGCCCACGTCCGTATCCAAGCTCCAGTTTGATACCCCTGCATTTCTAAAGAGGCATTCACTTCCAACACTAGACGAAAACACAACATTTGATGCTCCACCTCTAAGGCTGCCGCGAAAGCCTCTGGTTCGTGGCTTGAGCGAAATCGTAGCCAGTCTTCGAAAGGTCGAGGAGGAACAGCTGGATGATGACCTTGAGGCGCTGCGCGCAGTCGAGGCCGAAATGGAATCTGGTGGCCCTCCTCCGCCCATGATCAAGATACAAAAGCCGGAGCCGAAGCAAGACATTTTGGAGCCAGATAGCCAGGCTAAACAGCTGCCTTTAGGTGGATTCGACGATGAGGGGTTGTATGACAGCCCTACAGAAGATGCTGTGGATCGTGACGGACAACCAATGAGGGTGTTTAAGAAGAAGGGGCAGAAGAGAACAACACGACGAGTAAACATGCGGCCGGTTCGAACTAAGCGACCAACAAACCTGGCTGAGAAGAACGGgagtgatgaagatgaagatgaagatggtcaAGATACCATTCCAGATACCCAAGCTCATGTTGACAAATCAGATGTCGCAGGCGAGTCTGATGGCGAGTTTGAAGATGACCATGATACCCAGGATGCGAAGACTGAGAAGAAGCCCGCCAAGGAAGAAGGGGTGGTAAAGAAGGCAGCCCGCAAAGTGAACCAGCTGGCACATGCAAACTTCCAACGGCTGAAGCTGCGGAACAATGGTGCCAAAGGCGGACCAGGCTATAATAGCCGGTTCCGAAGAAAGAGATGA